Below is a genomic region from Puntigrus tetrazona isolate hp1 unplaced genomic scaffold, ASM1883169v1 S000000283, whole genome shotgun sequence.
TGCATTACATGATGCATCTTTATCTGTTTGTGCATGCCAGTCAGGGACGCGCGTGTTTTTTCTGAATCCGTGCACAAACCCCCACATCTCCCTTTATGAAATATACCTCTGGCTTTGGCTTTGGGTGCGTTCTTCGGGTTTTTGATCCATGCTGATACTGTCCTCCGATCCGCGCACATTATTTATCATGACTGATAAACAGCTGACCGGCTCATCCGGGTTCTGCCGCTACGGATTCAGTAATACTTCGGTGACTCACTGCTGCCATCTAACAACCTGGAAGGAGAAACGGTGCTGTTATACACCAGAAAACATAAACGTTATGGATGCAGTTAGGCGGTCGGACAATAACAGACCATTGTTTATGTTTGTGCGATAAATATATACCAACAAACAGATCGTCGAGCACATACATGAGTAgaattacaaacaaataaattaattcaattaaatttaggTTGACCATACGTCCTTTTCCCTCTAAATTTCATTgggttttactttgttttggtGTTGTTTTCATACTTGGAGAAGGTAATGATTGACAAGTAGTTTGACCAATAACGTGCAGGCATTGTACAAGCTCGACCAATCACGGCGTGCCTTACACTAAAAGCGTTTAGgctaatttttttatattagcaaTACCCAAAACCTCCTGTAAAcgcatctcttttttttgtttttattttatatggcGCGTGTAGTTTCAAAAGATGTTCCTTAAAACGAAGAAAACAAACCTGATTCAtcagcttgaaaaaaaaaaaaaaaaaaaaaaatcacacaattaAGCAGACCATTGAAACGAGGAGACCCACGTGACCATCAGGTCAGCATACCTTTGCAAACGtgggacaaaaaaagagacCGACCCCAAAACAATAGAGTCATCCATGCAGAACCTCTGCTGAGCCAAGAGATACAGAGCTCTGAACGAAACACAGTCGAGAGCCACAGGTTACAGTCACCCTAACACACGAGAACGAGATTTTACAGCAAATATGGCTGTGAATTCAGTTTATGATTTCACCATGGACACCCTGGAGGGAAAAGCCGCCCCGCTCAGCATCTTCAGAGGAAAAGTTCTTCTCGTTGTGAACGTGGCAACCTTCTGAGGGTCCACCATCGAAGAGGTAACCGCCTAAAGATTTGATCTTTTCCAAccctttttttaacaatttaaagtgGGATAGCTGTCAATTAAACAccttttaatttatgtaataatgtGTGCAGTATCACAGGATGAATGCACTCATGGACATGTACGAAGGCCGGAGCTTCTCTGTGCTTGGTTTCTCCTGCAACCAGTTTGGACTTCAGGCACCTGGTAAAACCTCTCACCTCTTCGTTGTTCATAGACGATGGATATTAGAATCTAGAATTTAGGTTACAGATTTATGAAATAAGGCAgactggggctagttgtcacatgGGATGATTGCGCAATGGTTTCGAGCagttggttaaaaaaatatgcattttgttccTAAAACGTAAGCttacattcattaaataatccttaaaaaataaactaattagtGTTgtcatacatacacatgcatgtatttaaaaaatagaaataaaactttttagatttgtatgttaaatatatgtgtataatataaattctatataattaaatataatatatatatatatatatatatatatatatatatatatatatatatatatataattattatattattataatgaattataatacaaaaaattctACAAATACAGTCTTTGTATGTAAAtacttgtaaaaaataaaaatatataaaaaaattatattttaaaaatatattctttatgagtgtgtctatatataataataaatatacacagtacacacaaaacattttgtatgcGACTATTCacgattaaaataaaataaataaataatcgtaTTACAGTtccagctgttttcaacattgctaATAGTCAGAAATGTTGCTTGAGTGAAGTGTTCatattgaatgatttctgaatgatcacgtgacactgaagactggagtaatgatgcagaaaattagctttgcatcacgtgaataaatagctttttaaattgcaataatatttcgcaGTATTACCgcttgtactgtatttttggccAAATAGAAGAAGAGCAGAAAAGCAGTAGAAATGACCGATTGATTAAATTCACCTACTCTTCCTCAGAGGAGAACCACGAGACGCTGAACGCTCTGCAGTACGTGAGACCAGGAGGAGGTTTCCTCCCGAAGTTCCCCATCTTCAGCCGGATCGAGGTGAACGGCTCTGAAGAACATCCGCTGTACGCCTACCTGAAGGTACAGAACCGGCCGCAGACTGGAAATAAAGTCTCTTCGGATCTGACGACCTTGTTCTTCTAGGAAACTCTGCCGTTTGTGAACCCAGTCATCGGAGACATCAGGAAGCTCTACTGGTCTCCCATCAAAGCCAATGACATCCGGTGGAACTTCGAGAAGTTTCTCATCACCGCAGATGGAGCTCCTTACAAAAGGTACGCAAATATATGGGCACAGAATGCCAttgtgtaattacactgtaataaacTGAAGCGTCTGTTTCAGATATGATCCTCACTGTCCGTTTGAAGAGGTAGAGCGGGACATTGCAACACTTCTGCAGGGAAGACCTTTATCATAACCCATCCGACAGCGTCTCTCTGGTTATTCGTTCGGATTCGACTTCTTCCTCTTTCCTTTTAGACCTCGTAGACATGAAAGGTCTGAGAGCGAATCTCACGAAACATGTCATGAACATGCTGCAAACATATTTCGCTTCAAAATCAACTGAAAAAGTAAGGATGTAGGTGTaatgctgatttttattttaggatattACTCTGTGCTTTCTGACAAATccccacccccaccccaaaTAATACATTGTGGTATTATTTGTGCCATTTAAGccacttaaaaaatatttggtagaatatggaaaaaaaaaaaaaaaaaaaataaaatatatatatatatatatatatatatatatatatatatatatatatatatatatatatatatatatatgtatatatagtcttaaaatagaaatcttaggaaaataataataataataataataataataataataatatattgtctTAAAATAGACATCttaaggaaaataataataatgaaagaaataaaaaaatacattcatggttatttatcttttattacaatttcggattaaatatatattgtctatatcttttattgtaatattagaaacaaatctaaatttACTAGAAAGTAAAAAGAActattaactttatatatatatatatatatatatatatatatatatatatatatatatatatatatatatatatatatatatataaaaatattaaaactataatatacataataatataaaactacaCCTAtagaaatttaataaaaaattctgaatttgtGTGCTTGTCATAAAAATTATAGTCTTAAAATaggctttgtttctttttatcaaattcaaattcaaattttactTGTCACAATTAATGcaggaaaatgaaatgaaatgaaatttaataaatttaataattaatataattattattttttaattattataattaaataaattaattttaaaataaatttaaaataattttattttacaattaaaatgaattttctttctttttttccttttgtttttggcgtgaaatatacctttttttaatgtttcataagATTCATCCCTCCACAGCCAGAGATCTGAAGCATCTAAACCTCCGATGATTCCATATGTTCAGTTGCGTTATGGTCGTAGCGTAAGGGTTTGGGTGTTTTTTCTCCGAAGCATCTCTGGTCCAGCGCGGCCTCGCAGTGACGATCCCTCAGGAAATGCTGTCCAGCAGCTGAGCTGGATCTGATGGGGAAGAGTGGGTCTGATCTCTAGTGCATTCGCTCAGATCTGCTCCTGACCCGAGACGCCCGCTGAGACCAGAGAGCCATGATAACTGCAGGAacagtaaagatgtttttaactccACAGGTGTGCCtctgatttattcattcatgcagCACAGCGACATAAAGGGAGAATGGGAagccaaaataaatgattgaattgaagcagcaaataaatcaataataaaatcaacaaagtgatattaatatctaaatgtgaagctaaaataaataaaatctgaagcCTGTCCAATAcctagataaataaatagatgaagTAAACAcagtatttatcattttaagagaatttgtgtgtgagtgtgtgtgtgtgtgtgtgtgtgtgtgtgtgtgtgtgtgtgtgtgtgtgtgtgtgtgtgtgtgtgtgtgtgtgtgtgtgtgtgtgtgtgtgtgtgtgtgtgtgtgtgtgtgtgtgtgtgtgtgtgtgtgtgtgtgtgtgtgtgtgtgtgtgtgtgtgtgtgtgtgtgtgtgtgtgtgtgtgtgtgtgtgtgtgtgtgtgtgtgtgtgtgtgtgtgtgtgtgtgtgtgtgtgtgtgtgtgtgtgtgtgtgtgtgtgtgtgtgtgtgtgtgtgtgtgtgtgtgtgtgtgtgtgtgtgtgtgtgtgtgtgtcatggcATGTATCCTCCGCTAGATGTCAGTCTTGTACAAACAGCGCTTCTagattaacatttaaacaggTGAAAGAAAACAGTAAGCCAGAGATGCGCTCCTCAAAATGAATGCAACTCAGACCTAAATCTTTAACTTGTCCAGCAGCATACAATGCTTCTCTTAATTATAGACCGTACGTATGCGTGATTACATACTGTAGAATTCATATTACATGTGAGGCATGAAATCTGCTCTGCGGCCTTTGCTCGGGCCGCTGGGACAGACGCCTGCTTTTCTGCTTTCTTAATTGCATCTGACTGTCGATTTGAGACGCTTATAATGAGCCGCTCACTAAAGCACATGTTTTAGATGTTTCCGCTGTCACTACAGCAGCATTTGCATGTTTCTGGCAGGGAAATGTGTGGAattgcattaaatgtaattgttctcTTTGGTGAAATATCTCAATTGAACTGAAACGGCTGTAATTGCTTCACACGGCATCACGCAGCAGCTCAGACAGCTCCCAATATTGGACTGAACTTGTGCGCTGTCATCGTTTCCGCCTTTATAATTAACGCTTTTGAAAGCTGCCAGTGGTTCGTTAAGGCTAAACTGTGCGTTTAGTGGGAATATGGAAGATTATAGATTAAAGACGTGCAATTAAACAGGGTTATTATgcttaactaaaacaaaaccgcatatgtacatgtaattaacaaaagacaaaatacatatttcagcTAGGCAGCATACCTTACTTTgatttcactttaaataaatgaaacattaaaaaatttgTTGTTGCACAAAATACAAgtgttaaataaatttaaaataaaacataaaaacattgctttatttGCACAGTTTCTTAGTTTCATTTAAGTacaaaacttgaaaaaaaaatgtgttacttgaaatatatatatatatatatatatatatatatatatatatatatatatatatatatatatatatatatatataaagcattttattttagcaagtTAAACTAAgactaaaaagtaattttctcaaattaaattgaacacattaaatataaaacatatataacattttatgcaatatattgACGAAAACTGTAAGGATATAAATGATAACACGGTAAAAGCAGTAAAATCACGAACAGGAAAATGACTATGATATTATTCCATAGCTATAATTAATATCTCATTAACGAATgcttcattttcacatttttgcatttaaaacatgatGTTGATACTCCATTATTTGTTTATCagtacaaatgtaaaatgaaaatgctgcacatattaaaaagcaaaatgtaaagcGCTTTAAAC
It encodes:
- the gpx9 gene encoding glutathione peroxidase 9; the protein is MNALMDMYEGRSFSVLGFSCNQFGLQAPEENHETLNALQYVRPGGGFLPKFPIFSRIEVNGSEEHPLYAYLKETLPFVNPVIGDIRKLYWSPIKANDIRWNFEKFLITADGAPYKRYDPHCPFEEVERDIATLLQGRPLS